The following proteins are co-located in the Paralichthys olivaceus isolate ysfri-2021 chromosome 10, ASM2471397v2, whole genome shotgun sequence genome:
- the LOC109631041 gene encoding putative methyltransferase DDB_G0268948 isoform X1 has translation MTHRFFEGKEHASVYQKYRVEPPDEVRNIILQYLDEKKGQPHVLAVDLGCGTGQTTRILAQHFKEVVGIDISECQLEEARAVPGFSNIEYRKGRAEELPFSDSSVDLVTASAAAHWFDHAKFLAEAGRVLKPRGCIALLDYNTTKLHYSNCGERLDSIYDEVHQLLIPYTSNPVVQCDSELEKLYSAIPFPDKERIEGIQVKSFITLKNLLGFIETWSMFQTYKKDDPQAANNLLLNIQKRNPSPRYVQGEPRFKVSVAVLSAPGSTVGWQHPRLAESVT, from the exons ATGACACACCGGTTCTTTGAGGGGAAGGAGCACGCCTCCGTCTACCAGAAGTATCGCGTTGAACCTCCAGATGAGGTCAGAAATATTATCCTTCAATACTTAGATGAAAAG AAGGGACAGCCACATGTGTTGGCAGTAGATCTGGGATGTGGAACAGGTCAGACCACTCGAATATTGGCACAGCACTTTAAAGAAGTCGTTGGTATTGACATCAGTGAGTGTCAGCTTGAGGAGGCCAGAGCTGTGCCAGGGTTCTCCAACATCGAGTACAG GAaagggagagcagaggagcttCCATTTTCTGACAGCTCTGTAGACTTGGTAACAGCATCAGCAGCTGCTCACTGGTTTGATCATGCAAAGTTCCTTGCTGAGGCAGGTCGGGTTCTGAAGCCCCGCGGCTGCATTGCTCTTCTTGACTACAATACCACCAAATTACACTACTCAAACTGTGGAGAACGACTTGACAGCATCTATGATGAG GTGCATCAGCTGCTGATACCATACACCAGCAACCCAGTAGTTCAGTGTGACAGTGAACTGGAGAAGTTATACTCTGCAATCCCTTTTCCAGACAAAGAACG GATTGAAGGTATTCAAGTGAAATCTTTCATCACACTGAAAAACCTGTTGGGATTCATTGAGACCTGGTCCATGTTCCAAACTTACAAGAAGGATGACCCTCAGGCTGCCAACAACCTGCTGCTCaacattcagaagag AAACCCATCTCCCAGGTATGTCCAGGGTGAACCCCGCTTTAAGGTGTCTGTAGCTGTATTGTCTGCACCTGGCAGCACTGTAGGGTGGCAACATCCTCGATTGGCCGAATCAGTCACCTGA
- the LOC109631041 gene encoding putative methyltransferase DDB_G0268948 isoform X2 translates to MTHRFFEGKEHASVYQKYRVEPPDEVRNIILQYLDEKKGQPHVLAVDLGCGTGQTTRILAQHFKEVVGIDISECQLEEARAVPGFSNIEYRKGRAEELPFSDSSVDLVTASAAAHWFDHAKFLAEAGRVLKPRGCIALLDYNTTKLHYSNCGERLDSIYDEVHQLLIPYTSNPVVQCDSELEKLYSAIPFPDKERIEGIQVKSFITLKNLLGFIETWSMFQTYKKDDPQAANNLLLNIQKRFLDEMGVTSLNTVIEREMTFFGYLASKSQ, encoded by the exons ATGACACACCGGTTCTTTGAGGGGAAGGAGCACGCCTCCGTCTACCAGAAGTATCGCGTTGAACCTCCAGATGAGGTCAGAAATATTATCCTTCAATACTTAGATGAAAAG AAGGGACAGCCACATGTGTTGGCAGTAGATCTGGGATGTGGAACAGGTCAGACCACTCGAATATTGGCACAGCACTTTAAAGAAGTCGTTGGTATTGACATCAGTGAGTGTCAGCTTGAGGAGGCCAGAGCTGTGCCAGGGTTCTCCAACATCGAGTACAG GAaagggagagcagaggagcttCCATTTTCTGACAGCTCTGTAGACTTGGTAACAGCATCAGCAGCTGCTCACTGGTTTGATCATGCAAAGTTCCTTGCTGAGGCAGGTCGGGTTCTGAAGCCCCGCGGCTGCATTGCTCTTCTTGACTACAATACCACCAAATTACACTACTCAAACTGTGGAGAACGACTTGACAGCATCTATGATGAG GTGCATCAGCTGCTGATACCATACACCAGCAACCCAGTAGTTCAGTGTGACAGTGAACTGGAGAAGTTATACTCTGCAATCCCTTTTCCAGACAAAGAACG GATTGAAGGTATTCAAGTGAAATCTTTCATCACACTGAAAAACCTGTTGGGATTCATTGAGACCTGGTCCATGTTCCAAACTTACAAGAAGGATGACCCTCAGGCTGCCAACAACCTGCTGCTCaacattcagaagag GTTTCTGGACGAAATGGGAGTCACCTCTCTTAACACTGTAATAGAAAGGGAGATGACATTTTTCGGTTATTTGGCATCAAAATCACAATAA
- the LOC109631037 gene encoding putative methyltransferase DDB_G0268948 translates to MAHRLFEGKKHAAAYLKYRISPPEQIIQQVLGFLEKWKARPFELAVDVGCGPGQGTLLLAKHFASVVGTDVSPAQLELALQYALEANITYRECAAEELPFADSSVDLVTAMTAFHWFDRPRFLQEAHRVLKPRGCLALLSYTMDMELSYEDCCSKTLNQVCREFYAALKLYRNPHLGPSSLELYRETYESIPYPDKEWQECVRVRKAMPLSSYMGMVESFSSYQALLRDDPQKATQLSQDICQKLMSVMQVTSAEAEVVVTVKYYYLLACKPEEA, encoded by the exons ATGGCTCACCGCCTGTTTGAGGGCAAGAAGCATGCTGCTGCTTACTTAAAGTACAGGATCTCTCCACCAGAACAAATTATACAACAGGTCCTTGGATTCCTGGAAAAATGG AAAGCTCGTCCTTTTGAGCTGGCAGTGGATGTGGGTTGTGGCCCAGGACAGGGTACTTTGCTTCTGGCCAAACATTTTGCTTCTGTGGTGGGGACAGATGTGAGTCCTGCCCAGCTAGAATTGGCTTTGCAGTATGCTCTGGAGGCAAACATCACATATAG AGAGTGTGCAGCCGAGGAGCTGCCGTTTGCTGACAGCTCAGTGGACCTGGTGACAGCCATGACTGCGTTCCACTGGTTTGACAGGCCACGCTTTCTCCAGGAGGCCCACAGAGTCCTGAAGCCCCGCGGCTGCCTGGCTCTGCTCAGCTACACCATGGACATGGAGCTCAGCTACGAGGACTGCTGCTCGAAAACACTCAACCAAGTCTGCAGAGAG TTTTATGCAGCTTTAAAACTTTACCGCAACCCTCATCTTGGTCCCAGCTCTCTTGAGTTGTACCGGGAGACATATGAATCCATCCCTTACCCTGACAAGGAGTG gcaagagtgtgtgagagtgagaaagGCCATGCCTCTGTCCAGCTACATGGGGATGGTGGAGTCTTTCTCCAGTTATCAGGCTCTTTTGAGAGATGACCCACAGAAGGCCACACAACTCTCCCAGGACATCTGTCAAAA GCTGATGTCGGTGATGCAGGTGACCTCAGCAGAGGCAGAGGTGGTGGTGACTGTGAAGTATTACTACCTGCTGGCCTGTAAACCAGAGGAGGCCTGA